The following proteins are co-located in the Solanum pennellii chromosome 1, SPENNV200 genome:
- the LOC107010014 gene encoding protein WHAT'S THIS FACTOR 9, mitochondrial, with the protein MVHFATITTAIHHHLRRQIRTFVNARVKWVRDPYLDAAVEKEKNLKSLLSLKNLIISHPSKAPPLRTISPLKPQLNLPTTALKFIQNYPFVFKTFRPPIPLSTLHVKLTPNAESLHNDETLFLNLSHYRKDLAQRLAKLLMLTRANRLPFFVINRFKFDLGLPHDYLLSFLPEFPEYFQICQMGFKGADGREVFGLELVKWRKDLAVSVVEKGAKREDFGGGKRVHIRYLMNLPRGFDLQKKVKIWAEEWQNLPYISPYEDAFHLAPNTDQAEKWTVGVIHELLSLLISKKTERETIYCLGDYLGFGIRFRKALAHHPGIFYLSNKIRTHTIVLREAFNKNILIEKHPLMRMRYKYISLMNKVLRRGIPINAAALRHRKRLASVKAANSKRMKQVKSIEPKED; encoded by the coding sequence ATGGTTCACTTCGCCACCATAACCACCGCCATCCACCATCATCTCCGGCGACAAATTCGAACTTTTGTGAACGCAAGGGTAAAATGGGTACGAGATCCATACCTGGATGCAGCAGTAGAGAAGGAGAAAAACCTCAAGTCGTTACTTTCTCTCAAGAACTTAATCATCTCTCACCCATCAAAAGCTCCTCCTCTTCGCACCATTTCCCCTCTGAAACCCCAACTGAATCTTCCCACAACAGCCCTCAAATTCATTCAGAATTACCCTTTTGTTTTCAAAACCTTCAGGCCTCCAATACCCTTATCGACATTACACGTAAAGCTCACTCCAAATGCAGAATCGTTACATAATGATGAGACCCTTTTTCTTAATCTTTCACATTATCGAAAAGATTTAGCGCAAAGATTAGCGAAGTTATTGATGCTCACAAGAGCTAATAGACTTCCTTTCTTTGTTATCAACAGGTTTAAATTTGATTTGGGTTTGCCTCATGATTATTTGTTGAGTTTTTTACCTGAATTTCCTGAGTATTTTCAGATTTGTCAAATGGGTTTTAAGGGTGCTGATGGTCGTGAGGTTTTCGGGTTGGAGTTGGTTAAATGGAGGAAGGATTTAGCTGTTTCTGTAGTGGAGAAAGGGGCGAAAAGGGAGGATTTTGGGGGTGGGAAAAGAGTGCACATTAGGTATTTGATGAATTTACCAAGAGGATTTGATTTGCAGAAGAAGGTGAAAATTTGGGCTGAGGAGTGGCAGAATTTGCCTTATATTTCACCTTATGAAGATGCATTTCATTTGGCTCCTAATACTGATCAAGCAGAGAAATGGACAGTAGGGGTGATTCATGAACTGTTGAGCTTACTTATATCGAAGAAGACGGAGAGGGAGACTATTTATTGCTTGGGAGATTATCTGGGATTTGGAATAAGGTTTAGAAAAGCTTTGGCGCATCATCCTGGTATATTTTACTTGTCGAATAAAATCAGGACGCATACTATAGTTTTGAGAGAGGCATTTAACAAGAACATATTGATCGAAAAACATCCATTGATGAGAATGAGGTATAAGTATATCAGTCTCATGAACAAAGTGTTGAGAAGGGGTATTCCAATCAATGCTGCAGCACTTAGGCACAGGAAGCGGCTGGCTTCTGTAAAAGCAGCCAACAGCAAGAGGATGAAACAAGTTAAAAGTATAGAGCCTAAAGAAGATTGA
- the LOC107010005 gene encoding embryogenesis-associated protein EMB8-like, whose protein sequence is MDCIGLTSESPYVIMLKAAFLIPISHYLFGFLFLLIVFLYNFVEMYFIKELINGFRGQPVSLTFNSCSNLYQEVVSKCKILHGRFSSTPWLCSPHFQTIFLQFFERVPACNYQREIFKTSDGGTIALDWLRNVDDKKPSIKGFDGVQSDDKTPIVVVIPGLTSDSGSAYVKHLALKMVKSGWNVVVSNHRGLGGVAITSDRLYNAGCTEDIRKVIDHLHAQYPQAPLYAVGTSIGSNVLVKYLGEEGVNTALVGAASICSPWDLLIGDRFIKRRLVQRSYDRILGIGLKDYAELHRSVLPSLTDWDSISKISCIRDYDKHVVCVLGNFETVDTYYRTVSCSSYIRKVGVPLLCISALDDPVCTKETIPWDECRANKNVVLATTQHGGHLGYLEGMTAKSLWWVRAVDEFLCALNSSSLNHRAKIQNNRVLESPLNSSKEKAV, encoded by the exons ATGGATTGCATTGGGTTAACCTCAGAATCTCCATATGTTATCATGCTTAAAGCTGCTTTCTTGATACCCATTTCTCATTATTTATTCGGATTTCTGTTTCTACTCATTGTATTTCTCTACAATTTTGTGGAAATGTACTTCATAAAAGAATTAATCAATGGATTTAGGGGACAACCTGTCTCTTTGACCTTTAATTCTTGCTCTAACCTGTATCAAGAAGTTGTTTCCAAGTGTAAAATTCTTCATGGCAG GTTTTCTTCTACTCCCTGGCTTTGCAGTCCTCATTTTCAGACTATCTTTTTGCAGTTCTTTGAAAGAGTACCTGCTTGCAATTATCAAAG AGAGATATTTAAAACATCTGATGGTGGGACAATAGCTCTGGATTGGCTACGGAATGTGGATG ATAAAAAACCATCCATCAAAGGTTTTGATGGAGTTCAGAGTGATGATAAAACTCCCATCGTTGTGGTGATTCCTGGTTTAACAAGCGATTCTGGTTCTGCT TACGTCAAGCATCTTGCTCTCAAGATGGTTAAATCTGGATGGAATGTTGTTGTGAGCAATCATCGGGGTCTCGGGGGAGTGGCAATAACT TCTGATCGCCTCTACAATGCCGGATGCACGGAGGACATCCGCAAAGTCATTGATCATCTCCACGCCCAATACCCTCAAGCTCCTTTATATGCTGTTGGCACTAGCATTGGTTCTAATGTTCTG GTAAAATATCTTGGTGAGGAAGGAGTTAATACTGCGCTTGTTGGGGCGGCTTCAATCTGTTCTCCTTGGGACCTTTTG ATTGGTGACAGGTTTATTAAGCGCAGGCTTGTGCAGAGATCCTATGACCGAATTTTAGGAATTGGATTAAAAGATTACGCCGAGCT GCATCGGAGTGTTTTGCCGAGTCTGACAGATTGGGACAGCATTTCTAAG ATAAGCTGTATCAGAGATTATGACAAACATGTTGTTTGTGTTCTTGGTAATTTTGAG ACTGTTGATACGTATTACAGGACAGTTAGCTGTAGCAGTTATATAAGAAAAGTGGGGGTTCCCCTTCTCTGCATTAGTGCCTTGGATGATCCAGTCTGTACAAAGGAAACAATTCCATGGGATGAATGTCG GGCAAACAAAAATGTCGTACTAGCTACTACACAACACGGGGGACACTTGGGATATCTTGAAGGGATGACCGCGAAAAGCCTCTG GTGGGTTAGGGCTGTTGATGAATTCCTTTGTGCTTTGAACTCCAGCTCATTGAACCATAGAGCAAAG ATACAAAACAATAGAGTTCTGGAGAGTCCCCTGAACTCATCGAAAGAGAAGGCGGTTTAG